A stretch of DNA from Juglans microcarpa x Juglans regia isolate MS1-56 chromosome 5D, Jm3101_v1.0, whole genome shotgun sequence:
ctctcttaCGTACCGATTAGTGAATCATTGTTCCATGATACGCATGCATCAGAGATTCTGGGTCTCTCTTTCCTCATATCTCTCTTCTGCTTGGCGagaaatatatagatgatatttgGGTCAACATATAAATTAGGCTCAGTTTGTTCGTTTGAGGACAATAAATAATCTTCTTCTTTTGATGAGCAAAGTAGGGCGTACGTaggtgtgtgtctatatatatatatatatatatatatataccaacaAATATCTCTTCCTAGTTgtcaattaatattaaatttagttggagcaaaaaaaaaaaaaaatatattaaatttagtttGATCTAGCTGCTTAAGGGCCGGATAGATACGCTTTGAGACTGACTTATGAGGGGGATCGATAAAGATGATCATGGGTAGATTTTGTTTGTTCCTgcacatatataataaaatacgtACATACCTTACatgataatttattaaatttaatttctagATATTTTAGGATCGAGtagatataatataatttccattaggtttttgttttctccttTCGGATGTTTGAACCTCCATCCATCATGCTATATGCATCCCGACAACTTATGCATGCGCTCTTTGTTCGGTGTTCGATCTATGTATACTAATTACTAGTCACGCTTGATCATGATTACAAGCTACGTACGTGAGTACTCTTACACGCTCATGTTCAAGCCACACGTAAGTTGAAAAATTCCTAAAATTCTGAATTGAAAAATTCTCATGTTTGAAGATGAGAAGTGGATTCTTCGGCAATTTCCCACTCCAATTTGCAGTGGTCATGAAGATCGATCGGCCTTTTGATGTGAAGTGGTATGTATACTATTGGAACAGAAAAACAATGTGTTTCATAACATTTAGCATTGTGGTGGCAACCCTTTTTTTAAGACAGCTTGATCAATCGAGAAAATATGGGACTAGACCATTGAGTTgactccattttcttttctttcttttttaatttcctctTGTGATATTATCTGTAAtcggttttttatttttatttttaactttctgTTGAAATTAATCCTATAAAAACCTATCAACCAAAAGGGGAATCGAGGGTGGAGAGGTTGGAAGACTTAACCCAATGATAAGTGCAGTACATGCATTAAGTTTCTTAGCATTATCCTGTATTATTTCAACTTTAACTGTTGCTTGACATATGTATGTATCCATTGTCTGATCGATTCGGACATTACtgagtgtttttatttttgtttttctgggCATGTAACATCATTCTAATTAAAAGACAAGAAGAGtaagcaataaaaaaataatatatatgcacaatGCCAACATCATTGATCTAATTAAAAGACAAGGGAAAAAAAGATTAGAAAAGAATGAAGAGCATCTACAAGGTGGCCACCACCAAAGTGATCATATTTAAACAATAAATGACCAATCATGGATAGAGTTCATGATGCTGACAGCTGATTATAATCacttaacatctttaattaggATTTTGATTTCTCAGATCAAATGGGAAAGGATCATGTGGAATCGTGCCTTCCCCCGCTACAGAACCTGGTACGATCTCCCATCCTAATACACAAATTAAAGGGGAAGCCGGGATATATGTAACTGTAAGACCAAGCCGGCTGCCAGGCCTGGTCCAGACCCAACTCCCTTCAAAGGAGCTCAGGCCCGTGGAAGCATTTCCAAAATCCACGTCGTATGATTTCATGTCCATTTGCCGTTTTCTTGCATGTCCTTTCATCCTCTTTCTCTAAGTTTTTATCTCTTTACTCTTGATATCTTATATATGTGTTAAGCATCCTCAACCTTAGTATAAGTGCCGCTCGTCCTCCTCTTCACAAAAGGTCAAATCGAGATCTCCACTCTACTGCGCTAGCAAGAATCCTTGCCGTCAACCACAAGCTCCATCaccctttgttttctttcactaAAACAGAGTGTGAATTTGGTGACCCACTGCACCCCAAGTTGCTGCCGCCTAGTTCGTCCACCCCATGTGAACCTTAGTCTAGACCTCACCATTGTGCCCAGCCACACGAAGCCGCCGCCCAATTCCTCCCGTAGCCTCCGTTGCAAGCCACGAAACTCCCCTGTTTTTAGCCACCTGAAACAAAGATCTTACCCACCGAACCACCGCACCGCACCGCACCAGCCACTCCAAGTCGTCGCCACCTATACGGAAAAGGGCGCCGAACACCCACAGGCCACCTCAGCCCATAGCAACCCCTCACAATGAGTATCTCTCTCGGTTTACTCACTCATTCCTCTTTGCCCGCTTGCTCGCTcacctttccctttctttttctcatgcTCAGCCCAGCTCGATGGCATCTCCGTTGCACTCCTACTCTTCAGCCGCACTACCACTGTCCCTCTAGCCAGCCTCGTTGCGCCTTACTCCTCCATGCTTGCCTCGGTCTCGTTGGGGTAAGCCCCTGCTGCCGCATACTGGGTTCTGAGTCCGTGTGTTTGTTCCTCTGGTTTTGTTCTTacttataagttttatatatatatatatatatatatatatatatatgtaaattgttaACCTAATAGTTGAGTGCTATTACTAGTTTATCCTTATTGTATGTTCCAGATATATATTTCGGATGAGTAGTCTATttgggtttatgtttaaatgagttttgtttttaagtctcataaaatattgtatttgtgtagataatattttaataatattgttaattaaaggaagtacaTCTATTTTTAAGAGGggtggggctactatgccgtcCCACCTTTATCGCTGGGTGTATCGCCcaagcattttttttcatttttttttacattttttaatacatttaaatatttaaaaaaaaatacaccaatacacttaaaatcactaagtaaaaaaaaaaaaaaatttttttttgactaGCGGTCAAATAGGGCAGTCAAACAAAGTGAGCAAAGTAGTGTTTTCCttttaagagatgagtttttcatgatgtattttataatatttttaaagtagtcaaagtattctattaatttataatacgttgttggtattttagatattttaatattagtatttattgagttctgtaattatcataatacttgtTTGATTAAATTCTTGTTGAGTACAAATttgattaagtggatattgatggttttggaaaatgatgttattttgaggttatgagaattttaggttttgaggaattaaaatagatcattttagaagcttaggcttaaatactgaaatacgtgattgactgaaaatttatgataattaCATGATTATCTTATAAGTGACGATTGATAATTGTTCgacattgttgaggaaattttcaaaaagttaAGAACTCCAGGTAAGCGCGATTCCTATGccagatttgcataaaaagaaatgacctgaagttggtttgtaaaaatgtgcatattgttttaaaaagaaaaggtgaaaaacaacctcagtatatgttttgcattcattcatgagatatgtatgaaagaaaaaaaaaagaagcttttgacatgaatagtgtagacatgagtaatatttgacatgtttttgAAATGTGCAAAccagtgaatatgaaaattgagatttttgtacatatgaaaatgatttggatctattttcgatcaaatggaaatgatatgaatatgcttagcatgtggtttgatatgatatggatatgaaaaacctttagcatacttatctgttttgattctgattttgaatatggttctgatataatgatactggttcacgtgatatgtttggtaccaacatgatatgatatgagtgcacccactctggaaacaaagtgatcttTTATGTGTTTCCTGTATGCACACTCAGGGCttcgagattgaaaaatgggaagtttcacgatactgtctggtttggccaccggggatagcacaaccctaccacgagggttaaacatggtatatgatatgacttgatacgatacgatatgataagatgaagatattcagttatgttatgtcaaagcgtttttgaatatgaaaattgtatttgaatatgaaaatggtttatgaatatgaaaatattgaaaagtcacTTTGCTTTTATGATaatacgttttgagatgtgcgtatgaaaatgaaatgttttccttctgcataccaaactttctaaaaaggACTCACGTTTACATAATAGTATATGTTTcatacttactgagttgttgataactcaccccttatcttcaatATTTGTTTTCAGAAGATATTGATGACCCAGTTGGAGGTCAGGACTAGGAATTAGAGCTCAactagatatggatagaaggtcGAGTACCTAAGGTTATTATTGTTAGTAGAATGGTTTAatttgagtatttgaagtactttatgttatttggattttttgagaCTTAAAGATGTATCGTTTTATTATGTTGAGATTATTGAGAGATTGTGGATCCCCtttgatttatgttattttgtaataagaacttatggagtttgtattatggttatttggaaaatatgagattgtgtaccatttatgaaatttttagagtttttagaTATTCTGGgagacaggtttgtaagtgaTATGTAGTAATTCTTCGTACCCTTTTAGgtatggggtgttacagtaaCTCAATGGCAGGAGGCCGCCACAATGGAGACTTGATGTGGTTCAATTTGGATGGAGATACGATCGAACACTACACAAGGAACAATTCTGATAACCAATGAGTCACGTACACGTTATatagtatgttttttttttggaaggatTTAATTTGTTGCttcttaaagatattttaaaaagaagaatgatatttatagttttaaaatatacaagtcGGATACACTTCATTCGAAAAAGTGGATAATTAATATAGAACgcacaagaaaaaattatttttttaaaggtggATTGACTCgaacattttttaaagaaagtgcgCGAAGTTTACAAATTATAagactatatttaatattactctgtaaacaattcatatttttaagtggaATAATATTTCAGTTATCAACTTAAGGGAAGTTTATGGTCAATATTTaggctaaaataattttatacatacCGAGATGATCCGTTCTTTATGGTGCATTATCCTTTAGATACCGGCCATTTGGTTACGCCTTATCTAGATGATAATAAGAAAGGCCggttttaaattaattgttaaattatttatgaatggATAACTTTAAAATGCCATAGCTTTTCATCATTCATTGGTTTACGATATCACGGAGAAGTTCTTTTCATTCTTACATGTCTAAGTATACAACTTTATAAGTAGACAAatagaaattaatgaaaataacaGGAGAGCCAAATAAATATAAGTCGGTTTATTAGAATAAATACCTCAATTGCacaaaaaaactgatttaaaataaaattaggaagAATATAAGttggtttattaaaataaatataaacgaTTAAATCTCTATTTTTCCATCCGCTCAAACTTTTAGATCAAGCGATACTCTGTAATCAATCTCGCTGCTTGTTAAGAAATGTTTGTCAGCTCTTGGGCCTTATAAAAACCGAAAGGAACAAGTGGGCTTTTCCTGCTTACTTCTTTAACCAACTCGAGATGCAAATTAGGCAGTCCCCTGTCCGTAGTTGGCTTGTCTTTGTTGaaggatttatttatttatttatttccggGTAAATCAGAGATTGGTACTCTTCAATCCTTGTGTACGTAATATACTTGAAGAGTCCTTTGGGATTCTCTCAAGAAGATCTTAAGCGGATCTGCAGAGAAAGAACCCGCAAAGGTCGCAGATGGAGGACATTGTTGGAGGATAATCAACCATAAAAAATGGATACTTGATTAACTTATTTGCCTATATCGTACTTGTCAACGCCCTAAAGAAGTGTCCAAGAGGTAACCCATTCGCTTACAGAGGGAGCTAGCATCCGTTTCATTGACCTTCAATCGTACAAGTTGACATAATTTATGTATCTGTCCAAGTAAGAGCAGTTGACTTTTGTGCAGTCTAAAATAAGGAAAGCTCCTATTATTCAACATTATCCCGACCAATTGCTTAGCAGTATCCACAGATTTAGAACATGAAACTTTCAAACCCTTTCACATGATCTACTCCCAAATTGTCAAAGAGGACAGAGGCTCCGAGGAGATGGAAACATTCCATTTTGCTATAGTCTGTGTTATATTGTCAGCTATAGCTTTGTCAAGTTGTCCTTGCCATGCTATAACGAATGTCAATACAGGTTTTGAGTGCTCAGAAGCGGATGGTTCTGCCACTGAGAATGCATTCCAGACAAATCTCAAGAATCTGTTGGATACCCTTGTTGTGAAAGTGCCTGTATCCAACGGCTTCTATAAAACAGAAACCGGAAAGAAATCCAACAAGCTCTACGGACTCGTACAATGTAGAGGCGACATGTCTGCCGGTGACTGTGCTAATTGCACCAAGAACGCCGTTGCAGCAGCCCTCAAGGAGTGTCCAAAGAGCAAACAGGTTTGGACCTGGTTCACGTGGTGTTTTCTACGCTATTCTGATCAGAGCTTTTTTGGAATTATGGATCAGACTTCGGCGGCCATCACCAATGATACTGATTTCGATGATCCATATGTGGTTTCTAAAGGACTTGACTTCATGGGTGGCCTTGCTTCCACAGCTCCTAATCAGCCTCATATGTTCCAGAAAGCAGTGTTGGATGTTGGAAAAAGTGGGAAGAGGTATGGCATGGCTCAGTGCACTCTAGATATCAATAGGGCTGACTGTGGCAAGTGCTTGGATTCTCAATTGACGTTGTTTAGGACAATTATTGGCAATAAAAGAGGGTGGGAAACATACGGTTCTAGTTGTTTTATGTGGTACCATGACTACCTATTTTACTTCAACATCTCGACCCCTGCAAGTGAAGGTGAATTTCGTGCATAATTCTTTgatatttctttcttaatttgcTGTATTTAATTATCGGATCAACCATTTCTAGTCAAGAGCACTTTCAAGTTTATAATAGCAATATAATCAGAAGTCTAGGTATGCTTTGGCCTTTCATTGCTATGTGGATGGTATatagaattaagagaaattttttaGTCACAAAGTAGACTCACAAATTAAGTGgtaagttacttttattgtaaaactatttttatcgtaaaatagATTTACCGTATTATATAAAGTTATCTGTGAGGTTACTTTTATGGGGTTTGCAGcattcttataaaattaatctcttTTACTCGGATACTAATGCAGGTACTCGAAGACCCTCTTCGCATATAGGAGTTACGATTAGCGTAATTATTGGAATGCTAGCACTTCTGGCAGTCGTCTAGTTTTCAAATTGTTTGTCCTGTTTTCTCAGCTAGAATATGAATGCTAAAGGATCTGCAGATAGATATTTTTCATCTGATTGCCTGATTTCCTTTATGTAACCAAAGAAAATTAGCTTTTAACCATTGTTTTATACAGAATCTTGATGTACTGCTTCATGGGTCCTGCAGAATTTTGTTGCTTTTGTGTTCTTTTACTGGTATAGGTGCTAAAACAATTAGACGCCCTTACGCCTGCTCACTCGCTTCTTGTAATTCTCAATGGGGTGAGTCTCGACCTCACTTGTGGCAGTAGCTGTACTCTGTATATCCCCTGCGTTTGCAATCTGTTTAGCCTCTCATGTTAAGTTCCCTAATGAGCAAGGTGTTAGTTTGATTATGCTTAAAAGGGAGTATCAACAGGCTCCGGTCGCTCACTCTTATCTTTTGTCTATTGAATTTTGATAGTCACAGTTAGGCAGGAcacctttttttccctttaaattgctatttcttttgtttgttcattacacaattatatcttaaaattgggttcttttaatctaaaaataattggcttttttttttgcaattgatTTTCTTAGTTGATTCTTCAATATTTGAAGTAGGCCTGGGGAGTAGTTCACGGTAAGAATCTCACAGGGTGCGTGTGGAAGCTGGTCATACTTGATTTATTAATTCCTATGCGTATCACTCAGTATATGGTTACCATTCTCTTATTTGATTTAGAGAAAAGAAGATATATCATCGGAAGCATCGAGCATTAGATTAATCATAAGAAATGCCTCTGTAAAATGCTGTAAGTTTAAAAAATCTCAGGACGAAGGTCTTCATACATGTAGATGCACAGAAGTTTTGGTCTAAAGATGCGGCAAAAGCTACCACGGCGCCAGATTTTGAAGATCGATCAGAGGTGGCAAATCCTATCCCGGCCCCAGTTGTGGAAGAACGATCGCATGTAGCAAATCTATCTATAGAGAATGTAGGTGCTAATGGCTGAGGAATGTTTATCGATTTGCTTGCAAGCAGGAGGCGGACCGATGTCATTGTAGGTCTAAGATTCGGATCTTCCTGAACACAAAGCAATGCGATTTGTATCAGTCTCAGAGCCTCGTTTTCAGGACATGTGTCGACCAAGATCTGATCTATCAACTCCATTCCTGTGCCTTCACTCCATAGTCGCCATGCCTGTTTTGTATTTGTTTGgtaaattatctcattacagTAAGTAAAAACTTCATATTTGAGCTGATGATACTGATGGAAAGAGAGACCTACATGGGGCGGAAGGCTCGGTGCACGCTCTAAATAATAGAAGCCACTATTCTTTTTCCCACTTAGGATTTCTAGCATTAGAACTCCAAAGCTGTAAACATTCGTCTTGAAAGAAAATAGTCCTTCCATTGCATATTCTGGCGCCATGTATCCACTGTtgcacaaaatattaaatatggcTTGAATCATTCAAAAGGAATGAACATGGCTTATGGCAAATGGCTTGCTTCCTTGCAAGTCTCTGTTCTTGAACTTTTTACTCAAAAGTCACATTAGAAATGGAACATTTTCCACTTCATTTTACTATTAAATTTGAATGTATGTTATAAAACAGGATTTTCTAAACCAAAAAGTGCACAAGGATGAACCCCATTATCTAAAAAACATGCACCCAAGAACACACAACTTAAGGTTGATCATTTCTTCACAGTTGTCAATCATTTAAGTTGCATCAATGAGTCGTGCAAATGAAATGACGTGAAGGGAGTGACTTACTATGTACCCACGACTCTGTTAGTGTTGGCTTCTATTTGATTATCTCCAAAAATCCTAGCAGTGCCGAAATCTGAAATCTTTGGGTTCATCTCGGCATCTAACAATATGTTGCTTGCTTTCAAATCCCGATGGATGATTTTGAGCCGAGATTCCTCATGTAGATATTGAAGGCCCCTTGCGATCCCA
This window harbors:
- the LOC121264838 gene encoding cysteine-rich repeat secretory protein 38-like, coding for MIYSQIVKEDRGSEEMETFHFAIVCVILSAIALSSCPCHAITNVNTGFECSEADGSATENAFQTNLKNLLDTLVVKVPVSNGFYKTETGKKSNKLYGLVQCRGDMSAGDCANCTKNAVAAALKECPKSKQVWTWFTWCFLRYSDQSFFGIMDQTSAAITNDTDFDDPYVVSKGLDFMGGLASTAPNQPHMFQKAVLDVGKSGKRYGMAQCTLDINRADCGKCLDSQLTLFRTIIGNKRGWETYGSSCFMWYHDYLFYFNISTPASEGTRRPSSHIGVTISVIIGMLALLAVV